DNA sequence from the Coffea eugenioides isolate CCC68of chromosome 9, Ceug_1.0, whole genome shotgun sequence genome:
CTAACAAAAAAGGCTACAATATTATTTGAACAATATTTTCAATTAATCTTCTATCCAAGCACACTATATTGCAGCGGCGGAGTTAGGACTTTATATGAGAGGTGCAATAATATTAGTTTAGACTTACAATGTGTTGATTTATAGATTTTGGACCAACTAAAATCAAGTTAAGCTAAATGTTTAAATTGATCACTAAATGCTTCAATAGTGAatcaatttattcaaaatcgtcTACAGCTTGAGATTTATCATTTTACAAGTCATCTAATTGTATAAAATTGTATAATAAATAAAGATATGCCTAAGAATACACGATGCAAAACTTTATTAGACATACACTTCACAAAGGTTTTATGAAATATAGAACATTTTTAAGTACATTATGTTATCATAATGGGAGGGGGGTGGCAGGAGCGCGTGGAGAGGAGGgaggaggggaggggaggggaggggaggggtaGGTGGTTGTAagatttataaaattttaaaaatattccattaaaattttaaattttaaaaatatcccaaaatatattttcaaaaacacctcaaaAATACCATTAAAAACATCTACcataaaagtttttcacctaCATTATTACAgtaaaatgttttaaaaacatCTCTAAAAGCAGTTAATTCAAACAGAGCCAAATTCTAGGAAAAGATTCTgcattttcataattttccggGGGTGTTCGGTTGCAATTTTGCAACTTTGTTCCTTCCTATCCTACCCTCAAAACGGTTACTTTTTATGACTAATCACCGCGACCACTCTGTTCTTTCTTTGACGGCTGCAAATGCAAATAAATAGCAGGACTTTCAGAGACTTGCAATGCAAGTTACAGTTGTAGTATGTCACTAATTGACTGCAAATCCAGTGGTCACTTTCATGCGACACCCAACCAAAACCCCCTGCCACAAagacgctttttttttttttttttttgagaattaaGAGTAAAAGCCTTTTTAGTAGCTCAAAATACAATTTCAGAAGATAAAAGCCAACCCCCTTTGGGTTGGTGGTGACTATAGGTGGCAAATCAATccacttaactaaatttacccTTACCtgtccatgaatagatgggtatggatatcttaaattttaaatttttgtatatgtgtataaatgggttacccaataatacctatttattaaatgggtattattgggtaacccatcaaacccaattaactcatttagaattctcttcccccacccccccccctttttttcaaattttcattttatcatgatgttaactacttttatttcatcattattattatttgttagttttatcttattattttattttctcttagtttgttaacttgctcattttttagtattaccaatttatgataagttttagcctcttttcttatctttctaaaataaaaatttaaatttatatatgaaaaaaatattaggggttcaaaatttttggattaaatttttatattaacttttatagtacttacttcaaatttttttattcttattattcaattattaaataatatgtaattttgcgacatagagtataaatggaaaaaaaattagtaattaggcttattgagcattataagtaaatatttaaaactaatgatgggtacaaagagtgttataaattgataacttagtttgcaaaaatgaatttaaatgagtttaacaaaaaattaaaataaatgggttataaatgggtaattgggttacccaattcattgtttgacttacccatttatacccatataattaaatgggtataaatgggttgactcacttatcCCATTACCGATTTTACCCAACTcaaacccgcccaagtcacctattttgacacctctagtgGTGATCACCAAGATTAAAAATCAAAGATTCAATCATTGTCTCCCATTAATTTGTCACTATATATGACTGTCACTTTCGATGGTTTCCTCAGATAATGATTCAACTCCTGTCGGCTTTTACTCCTTCTAGACTAGATTAGATTAAATTATAGAGATGTTATCATTACAGAGTAAATGCCTTTTTACTTTAGACCACAATGAATGGATCCATAGAAAGAAAGGATTTGGAATTGGAAGGATAACGGATTACTCACTCCACGTCGCACGGACCTCAATTATTTTGTAATAATCCAACAGGACGACAGCCTGGTCGCCTGAGTGACAATTCATTACAGACAACCAAACCAAACCAATTTACTACactgtgagtgagtgagtccgtCTCTGTCTTGTTTTGCTACTATATACTCCATTTACTGCAATGCTATGGTGTTTTGGAAGGTTGGTCGACGAATTGAATTGATGATCATGCTAactaggggtgggcaaaattatTCGTTAATTCAAAAATCCGTCTTATCCGATCCGATTTGATTCGAAAATTAAGATATTTAATATGTATTATTTGAGCAGCTCAAAAGAGGGCCGGGTATCCTCTTAAATGTGGGACGGGTTAGagtcacataattaaaaactCGCGGGTACCCAATTCACCCCACatgtataattttttattttttttatacacatactataaaataatatttttagagcTAAATAAGCAATTtcattgaacaaattgcattacaaatatgagagactatagtttatttataAAATTCATTTATAGAGGTCATGATCTTATGTTTTATAGAAAAGATTTTAACTAATGTGGaacatatatttaaaaaaaatgcgctacttatttcaaacttttattgattttgaattcttttaatttttttcctttttcttgtattCTCTTCGCATGCTCATTTCTTAGTGGGAGGctttttttgaggaaaaaatctttattaaatcttagatgaatgtgtaaaatacataattaaattagtataaattatttttaaaaaaaaattaaatgataagtggGACAAAACAGGTACCCGTTGATTTGATCCTATTTCAGCAGGTAACCTACCCGTTAATATGCAGGGTGAATAAGAATTAGAAAATGACTAACCCGCAACGTGCGGGTCAAGTCAGCCAAATGATGGACGGGATGGGTACCCGACTTGCGCCCACCCCTAATACTAACATTGGTTCTTTTGTTGACCAAACTTAACATTATTATTGCatgaacaacaaaaaaaaaaaaaaaaaaaaacatattattGCATGCGGTCGGTTCATTTGGAGGACGTTGCTTCAATCACCACCCGAACCAAATCCTACTATTCATTTCGCCAAACGCTCTCATCACATCATACcaatgcccttttttttttttttttgaaaatattttcaccgAAGCACACATTCCACGTCCATTTAATCTAACCCCGAATTCACCCGCTGAATGCATCGAGAGATGGCATGCAAATTCATATGCGTTTTTACTTTCACCAAATGTCAAGTACTACTAACTACCTCTTTTCTGCATTCCTTCCATTACACTAGCACATtactacttttttcttttttgtaattttattttaaattttatttctggcaaaaaatggagagatttaagaaatgaagagaCGGGAAAGAAGATGTGTATCCGAAACCTCTACGCTAGCACATAGTTACAACCACTACTAGTACTACTAGAGGACAAAGCGAGAAAataaaatccaaaagaagaagaagaagaagaagagagtaCATGCACTTTTAACGCATGCATATCAATGATGATCGAAAAGGACTTTTATTATGTTATTATAaatattgaaaagaaaatttgatgtaacaacattcttttttctagaaaCAATAGAAGTTTTTATTGATATATTAAACTATACAATATTTGAACGACGACTCAAATATCTTTACAAAAGTGTACCTTGACAATTAAGAAAGCTTATTCATTTGGGTACAAATGAAAGCTTATTCTAAGCGACTTCCAACTTGAATAAGCCCCcacgtctctctctctctccatacTCCATTCCCCATAATCATAGAGTACAcattagttttattttcttcttccattTATATTATAGGTCCTACGAGGGGCCTAAGGCCCTTACCACACAATACTAGTATTATTTTGCTTCAATGCATTCGCATGTACCTCTCACCAAACAaaattaattgattaatttggatGCTGTTCACATCATATCAGTAGAATCACACTAAGGTCATCCCATCGAATTCTCTACTCTGGTCTCACATAATCGTGCAACCCTCAGTGTTCTCCTCACTGAAATAATCGCAGAAGTTGTACCGATACCGCTTCCCATACCCGCACCTGCACCCGCACCCGTATCCATAGCTAACATAACAGAGTGGCGGGGGCATGGGCCGCCCGTACCCATGGTAACATGGTCCCCCGCCGTACCCTTCCGAACATGGGACACAGCAGAACCCCTTTGGAACTGGCGGGTGCAAGCACGGTTCAGGTGCCCTCGGAGTTTTTTTGGGATGCTTTTCTGGCGATGGCTTTGACTTTTCCGGCACTTCGGGCTTTGCGTGTACTATTGGTTTTCTTCCATGTTCTACTACTCTTTCTGGTACGATCTCAATGCTCTTGATGACTTTGCCACCCTTGCAACATAATTTGTCGCGGATTTTCTCCGGGCTACAGCACACCACGGTGATGGTCACCAGATTTTGCTTCTCATCATATACCTGGTCTCGGATTTCTCTTGTCCAAAAAATTGAGcatca
Encoded proteins:
- the LOC113782171 gene encoding heavy metal-associated isoprenylated plant protein 6-like, with amino-acid sequence MAEKFTEMRLKVDLQCPCCYKKVKNILCKFPQIRDQVYDEKQNLVTITVVCCSPEKIRDKLCCKGGKVIKSIEIVPERVVEHGRKPIVHAKPEVPEKSKPSPEKHPKKTPRAPEPCLHPPVPKGFCCVPCSEGYGGGPCYHGYGRPMPPPLCYVSYGYGCGCRCGYGKRYRYNFCDYFSEENTEGCTIM